CGGCCACTGCAGATAGATGCCCCGGTGCTCGTCGCCCTCGGCCCGCAGCCGGGCGCCGAGTCCGGCCGACTCGAGCAGCTCGACGCTGGAGTGCTCCAGGATGCCGGCCCGGATCCGGGCCGCGACGTACTCCTCCGAGCGGGTCTCCAGCACCACGGAGTCGACGCCGCCCTGGGCGAGCAGATGAGAGAGAAGCAGGCCCGCCGGGCCCGCGCCGATGATGGCGACCTGGGTACGCATGCCACCCACCTTCAGCGGCGAACAGCCCCCGGGCAAGACCCTATTTCCACTGGACGGAAGCCAGCGTACGCCCGATCCCGTGCGCCGCCACCTGCAACGCCGACACCATCCGGGGCAGTTGCCGGCGCAGATCCGGGACCACGATGCCGAGCGCGGCCACCACGTCGTCCCCGTTGCGCACCGGCACCGCCACCGAGCAGGCGCCCAGGCTCATCTCCTCGCCGGTGGTCGCGTAGCCCTCGGCCCGGACCCGGCGCAACTGGTCGAGCAGGCGGGCCGGCTGCGTCACGGTGTACGCCGTCACCCGGGTCAGCCGCTGCAACGCCGCCGCCAGCACGTCGTCCGGCGCGTACGCGAGCAGCACCTTGCCCACCCCGGTGGCGTGCAACGGCAGCCGTGACCCGATCTTGCTGATCACCGGCACCGAGATGTGCCCGGACAGCCGGTCGATGTACAGCACCTCCAGCTCCTCCCGGACCGCCAGGTGCACGGTGGCGAGCGTGGCGCCGTACAGGTCGTGCAGGAACGGGCTGGCCGCCGTGCGCAGCTCGCTCTGCACCGGGGCGAGCAGGCCGAGCTGCCAGATCCGGCGGCCGATCACGTACCCGCCGTCCGGTTCGCGGGTCAGCGCGCCCCACTTCTGCAGCTCGGCGACCAGCCGGTGGGTGGTGGCCAGCGGGGTGCCGGATCGCCGGGCGAGATCGCTGAGCTTGAGGCTGCGATGGTCCGCGTCGAACGCCCCGAGCAGATCCAGCGCCCGGGCGGTCACACTCTTCGCCATCGCCCTCTTTCCGTCTTTCCGCTGAGTGGAAGTCGAGTATCGCCGTAGGTGCCTCCGACCGCCTAGCGTCCAGCAGGTGATTACCCAGGCTGACATCGACCAGGAGATCGCGGCGGCGGCTCGGCAACCGGGCGGTCCGCAGCCACGGATCGACTATCCGCCGTACCGCAGCAGCATCCTGCGGCACCCCCACCAGCCCCTCCAGCTGATCGACCCGGAATCGGTCGAGCTGTGGGCGCCGGCCTTCGGGCATCGTGACGTCGCCGACGACGAGGCGGACCTGACCATCCAGCACGCCGGGACCCCGCTCGGCGAGCGCATGGTGGTGACCGGCCGGGTGCTCGACGGCGACGGCCGGCCGGTGGCGCACCAGCTGGTCGAGGTGTGGCAGGCCAACGCCGCGGGCCGGTACAGGCACCAGCGGGACCAGCACCCGGCGCCGCACGACCCGAACTTCACCGGGGTGGGGCGGTGCATCACCGACGCGGACGGGACGTACCGGTTCCAGACCATCAAGCCGGGCCCGTACCCGTGGCGCAACCACCTCAACGCGTGGCGGCCCGCGCACATCCACTTCTCGATCTTCGGGACCGATTTCACCCAGCGGCTGGTGACCCAGATGTACTTCCCGGGCGACCCGCTGTTCGCGTACGACCCGATCTACCAGTCGATCACCGACCCGAAGTCGCGGGACCTGCTGGTCGCCCAGTACGACCACGACCTGACCACCCCGGAGTGGAACACCGGATACCGTTGGGACATCGTGCTCACCGGCAGCCACCGCACTCCGCTCGAGACCGAGGACAACGCATGAGCGCGGTTCCCGGCCAGACGGTCGGTCCCTTCTTCCACCTGGGTCTCGAGTACCCGCAGATGAACGAGCTGGTGCCGCCGGCGCACCCGCGGGCGGTACGGCTGCACGGCCGGGTCACCGACGGAGCCGGCGACCCGGTGCCGGACGCGGTGATCGAGATCTGGCAGGCCGACCCGCACGGGCACGTCGTGCGGCAGCCCGGGTCGCTGCGGCGCGACGGGTGGACCTTCACCGGCTGGGGGCGGGCCGCGACCGACCCGGACGGGAACTACCAGTTCGCCACGGTGGAGCCGGGACCGACCGAGCCGGGCCGGGCCCCGTTCATCGCGGTGACCGTCTTCGCCCGCGGGCTGCTGGACCGGCTGTTCACCCGGGCCTACCTGCCGGACGACGCGGCCGCCCTCGCGGCGGACCCGCTGCTGGCGGCGGTCGACGCCGAGCGGCGTCAGACGCTGATCGCCCGCCGGGTGGATCAGGGGCTGGTCTTCGACATCCGGTTGCAGGGCGCGGGCGAGACGGTGTTCCTGACCTATCCGCGACTGCGGGACGCCTGGGCGTGAGCGACCTGCTCTGGCCCGGCGACCACCGAGCCGGTGACCTGTTCACCGACGCGGCCGTGGTGGCGGCCATGGTCCGCGTCGAGTCGGCGTGGCTCGCCACCCTGGTCGACCTGGGCATCGCCTCGATCGAGCTGCCGGACCTGACCCCGCTGGCCGGGCCGGAGGACCTCGCGCACCTGGCGGAGGCCGCGGAGTCCGGCGGCAACCCGCTGATCCCGCTGCTGAACCGGCTCAAGTGCCGGCTCCGTGGCCGCAACACCGCCGCGGCCGGCTGGCTGCACAAGGGTTTGACCAGCCAGGACGTCGTCGACACGGCGATCGTGCTGTGCCTGCGGGACGCGATTGCCCGGATCCGCGGCGATCTGCTCGTCCAGGTCGGCGCGCTGTCCCGGCTCGCCGACGAGCACCGGGAGACCCGGATGGCCGGTCGTACGCTGACCCAGCACGCCATCCCGATCACGTTCGGGCTGAAGGCGGCCGGCTGGCTGACCGGGGTGCTGGACGCCCGGGAGCAGCTCGCCGCCGCCGGGCGGCTGCCGATCCAGATCGGCGGGGCAGCCGGCAGCCTGGCCGCGCCGACCGCGCTCACCGGCGATCCGGGCCGGGCCCGGGACCTGGTCGCGGCCACCGCCGAGCGGCTCGGCCTGCCCGCCCGGGAGCCGTGGCACACCAGCCGCGCCCCGCTGACCCGGGTCGCCGACGCGTTCGTGACCTGCACCGACGCCTGGGGCAAGATCGCCAACGACGTGCTGGTCGGCGCCCGTCCGGAGGTGCACGAGCTGATCGAGGGGGCGGCCGAGGGCAAGGGCGGCTCGTCGGCCATGCCGAACAAGCAGAACCCGGTGCACGCCGTCCTGATCAAACGGGCCGCCCTCGCCGGCCCGCCGCTGGCGGCCCTGGTGCACGCCGGCGCGGCGGCCGCGGTCGACGAGCGTCCGGACGGCGGCTGGCACGTCGAGTGGGCCACCCTGCGCACCCTGGCCCGGCGGACGGTGGTGGCCGGGTCGCAGACCGCGGAGCTGCTCACCGCTCTGCGGGTGGACAGCGGAAAGATGCTGGCCACGCTGCACGCGGCCCGCCCGGAGATCGACGCCGAACAGCAGTCCGTCACGCCGGGCGTGTCGCCGGACCAGCCCTACCTCGGCGCCACCGACGAGATCATCGACGCGGTCCTGGCCCGGGCACACACCCTGAAAGGATCCGCGTGCTGACCGCGACCGTCTTCACCGACGCTCCCGACCGCCCCCTGCTCCTGCTCGGCTCGTCGGTCGGCACCTCGGCCGAGAGCCTCTGGGCCCGCTGCGCCGAGCGTCTCTACGGCCGCTACCACGTGGTCGGCTTCGACCTGCCCGGCCACGGCCGCAGCGCCCCGGCCACCGGCCCGTTCACGATCGCGGACCTGGCCCGCGCGGTCCTGGACCTCGCCGACGACCTGCGACCGGGCGAGAGCTTCCGCTACGCCGGCGACTCGATCGGCGGCGCCATCGGCCTGCAACTCATGCTCGACGCCCCGGAACGGGTCACCGCCGCCGCCGTTCTCTGCACCGGCGC
Above is a genomic segment from Actinoplanes ianthinogenes containing:
- a CDS encoding IclR family transcriptional regulator gives rise to the protein MAKSVTARALDLLGAFDADHRSLKLSDLARRSGTPLATTHRLVAELQKWGALTREPDGGYVIGRRIWQLGLLAPVQSELRTAASPFLHDLYGATLATVHLAVREELEVLYIDRLSGHISVPVISKIGSRLPLHATGVGKVLLAYAPDDVLAAALQRLTRVTAYTVTQPARLLDQLRRVRAEGYATTGEEMSLGACSVAVPVRNGDDVVAALGIVVPDLRRQLPRMVSALQVAAHGIGRTLASVQWK
- the pcaH gene encoding protocatechuate 3,4-dioxygenase subunit beta, translating into MITQADIDQEIAAAARQPGGPQPRIDYPPYRSSILRHPHQPLQLIDPESVELWAPAFGHRDVADDEADLTIQHAGTPLGERMVVTGRVLDGDGRPVAHQLVEVWQANAAGRYRHQRDQHPAPHDPNFTGVGRCITDADGTYRFQTIKPGPYPWRNHLNAWRPAHIHFSIFGTDFTQRLVTQMYFPGDPLFAYDPIYQSITDPKSRDLLVAQYDHDLTTPEWNTGYRWDIVLTGSHRTPLETEDNA
- the pcaG gene encoding protocatechuate 3,4-dioxygenase subunit alpha — translated: MSAVPGQTVGPFFHLGLEYPQMNELVPPAHPRAVRLHGRVTDGAGDPVPDAVIEIWQADPHGHVVRQPGSLRRDGWTFTGWGRAATDPDGNYQFATVEPGPTEPGRAPFIAVTVFARGLLDRLFTRAYLPDDAAALAADPLLAAVDAERRQTLIARRVDQGLVFDIRLQGAGETVFLTYPRLRDAWA
- a CDS encoding lyase family protein — encoded protein: MSDLLWPGDHRAGDLFTDAAVVAAMVRVESAWLATLVDLGIASIELPDLTPLAGPEDLAHLAEAAESGGNPLIPLLNRLKCRLRGRNTAAAGWLHKGLTSQDVVDTAIVLCLRDAIARIRGDLLVQVGALSRLADEHRETRMAGRTLTQHAIPITFGLKAAGWLTGVLDAREQLAAAGRLPIQIGGAAGSLAAPTALTGDPGRARDLVAATAERLGLPAREPWHTSRAPLTRVADAFVTCTDAWGKIANDVLVGARPEVHELIEGAAEGKGGSSAMPNKQNPVHAVLIKRAALAGPPLAALVHAGAAAAVDERPDGGWHVEWATLRTLARRTVVAGSQTAELLTALRVDSGKMLATLHAARPEIDAEQQSVTPGVSPDQPYLGATDEIIDAVLARAHTLKGSAC